One segment of Leptospiraceae bacterium DNA contains the following:
- a CDS encoding alpha/beta hydrolase gives MKKKIFLGFFVTFLVFLISLPFTRYHLEEKVTPPSLPTSITELDSYLSESESKFGDVVQGAEKKIFWANGKQEQTEYSIVYIHGFSASRPEMLPLPDLVAKDLKANIFYTRLHGHARTPEAFSQTNANDWLNDTLEAFEIGKKIGKRVIIIGSSTGCTLAAWLASQDEYQKDIFSLVFISPNFYTASKMTKLFLYPAGVGFAKLIFGDIRKWEPLNEQMAKYWNHEYRWEALTPMIVLVEHVQNISFEKIHTPSLMLYTEQDKVIDTNEIIKKFESFGTKDKVLLNLKQIPDHVMAGDIRSPETTPLVHFEIMKFLKQMGAK, from the coding sequence ATGAAAAAAAAGATTTTTTTGGGATTCTTTGTAACCTTTTTAGTATTTTTAATTTCTTTACCATTTACCCGTTACCATCTAGAAGAAAAAGTTACACCGCCTTCGCTTCCAACTTCAATCACTGAGTTAGATTCCTACCTTTCTGAATCTGAATCCAAGTTTGGAGATGTAGTCCAAGGTGCAGAAAAAAAGATTTTTTGGGCTAATGGCAAACAGGAACAAACAGAATATTCTATCGTTTATATTCATGGATTCAGTGCTTCTCGTCCAGAAATGCTTCCACTCCCAGATTTAGTCGCGAAAGACTTAAAAGCAAATATATTTTATACACGCCTTCATGGTCACGCACGCACACCAGAAGCATTTTCTCAAACTAACGCAAACGATTGGTTAAACGATACGTTGGAAGCTTTTGAAATTGGGAAAAAAATCGGTAAACGAGTAATCATTATTGGATCCTCTACTGGGTGTACATTAGCCGCTTGGTTAGCCAGTCAGGATGAATATCAGAAGGATATATTCTCTCTTGTTTTTATTTCTCCTAATTTCTACACAGCAAGTAAAATGACAAAACTATTTCTTTATCCAGCAGGCGTTGGATTCGCAAAACTAATTTTCGGAGATATCAGGAAATGGGAACCTCTAAATGAACAAATGGCAAAGTATTGGAACCATGAATACAGATGGGAAGCACTTACTCCTATGATAGTTCTAGTAGAACATGTTCAGAATATTTCCTTTGAAAAAATTCATACTCCTTCTCTTATGCTTTACACCGAACAAGACAAAGTGATTGATACAAATGAAATTATTAAAAAGTTTGAATCATTCGGAACTAAAGACAAAGTTTTACTCAATTTAAAACAAATACCTGACCATGTTATGGCCGGTGATATTCGTTCTCCCGAAACAACACCGTTAGTTCATTTTGAAATCATGAAGTTTCTAAAACAAATGGGGGCAAAGTAA
- a CDS encoding dCTP deaminase, with protein MILTGKEIAKKLGTDININPYDEKLLNPNSYNLRLHNELLVYTSMPLDMKKPNPSEKIIIPEDGYLLEPGILYLGRTLEYTETFNLVPMLEGRSSIGRLGMYVHVTAGFGDVGFKGFWTLEISVIHPLVIYPNVQICQIFYHTVQGEVTEYKSGKYQANSGIQPSLLYKDFS; from the coding sequence TTGATACTCACTGGAAAAGAAATCGCTAAAAAACTTGGCACAGATATTAACATCAATCCTTACGATGAAAAACTATTAAATCCAAACTCCTACAACCTTCGTCTTCATAACGAACTTCTGGTATACACAAGTATGCCGCTCGATATGAAAAAACCTAATCCTTCGGAAAAAATTATCATTCCGGAAGATGGTTATTTATTGGAACCGGGAATTTTATATCTTGGTAGAACTTTGGAATATACAGAGACATTTAATCTAGTTCCGATGTTAGAGGGTCGGTCGTCTATCGGTCGTCTAGGTATGTATGTGCATGTAACTGCTGGTTTTGGAGATGTGGGATTCAAAGGGTTTTGGACCTTGGAAATTTCCGTGATTCATCCACTTGTAATTTATCCGAATGTTCAAATATGCCAGATTTTCTACCATACAGTACAAGGAGAAGTTACAGAATATAAATCGGGGAAATACCAAGCAAATAGCGGCATTCAGCCAAGTTTACTCTACAAGGATTTCTCATGA
- a CDS encoding enoyl-CoA hydratase/isomerase family protein yields MTTILDIENHKATITFNRPEASNSVSRELLSSFLKNLQEVAGSNAVRVLFLQASGEKVFCAGADLKERATMNEKEVIHFLDMFRYTCNFLENLPFPTVAVLNGDAYGGGLEIALCCDIRIMANESKIGLTETKLGIIPGAGGTQRLSRLIGVSRAMDLIFTGRRIDSNSALALGLVNFISDRVNIFEFTRSYAEEISASAPIAVRMAKKAIKSGLSQDLNIALDMERACYLQTLKTKDRNEALTAFKEKRKPNFIGE; encoded by the coding sequence ATGACAACAATCCTAGACATCGAAAATCATAAAGCAACTATCACCTTTAATCGACCGGAAGCAAGTAACTCTGTCAGCCGAGAATTGCTAAGTTCTTTTTTAAAAAACCTGCAAGAAGTTGCAGGTAGTAATGCCGTTCGCGTTTTATTTTTGCAAGCTTCGGGTGAGAAAGTTTTCTGTGCAGGTGCGGATTTAAAAGAACGCGCGACTATGAACGAAAAAGAAGTAATTCATTTCTTAGATATGTTTCGCTACACTTGTAATTTTTTAGAAAATCTTCCCTTTCCTACAGTAGCCGTATTAAACGGAGATGCCTACGGTGGTGGGCTTGAGATTGCTCTTTGCTGTGATATAAGGATAATGGCAAACGAATCAAAAATTGGTCTTACCGAAACCAAATTAGGCATCATACCTGGTGCTGGTGGAACACAAAGGCTATCTCGCCTAATTGGAGTAAGCCGCGCAATGGATTTAATTTTTACAGGTCGTAGAATAGATTCGAATAGTGCATTAGCTTTAGGCCTTGTGAATTTTATTTCTGATAGAGTAAATATTTTTGAGTTTACTCGGTCTTATGCAGAAGAAATTTCTGCGTCTGCTCCAATTGCTGTTCGAATGGCGAAAAAAGCAATCAAAAGCGGACTTTCACAAGACTTAAATATAGCATTGGACATGGAAAGAGCATGTTATTTACAAACCTTAAAAACAAAAGATAGAAATGAAGCGTTAACCGCCTTTAAAGAGAAAAGAAAACCTAATTTTATTGGAGAATAA
- a CDS encoding class I SAM-dependent RNA methyltransferase, producing MRHEHNKPIIIRAEKWVNNGFCLGYLDGETFFITGAIPGELVKCEAISITKKFKQVKVIRVLEASPYRIQSDCDIFLLCGGCSFRHLPYSNELELKKNLFLNEYNHKFPMFALNSESVEMLFEKESGYRNNVQFKTQNEQKGFFQIGTNNLIPFPNYGCRNLPEEINQNISNYKPTSEKEVKLRLTNKVVDYSKNESEFIFRNKKIKVPPDGFFQINRFLIEDWLEKILQYLPEDNCHILELFSGSGLISIFLSSHVANLVGYEVETNAVSYSKENAKVNQIKNLEFHVRNLYTERISQKHLNTPIWVMNPPRNGLGNLILEQILINKPKQILYSSCNYITLIQDLKKIMDSYQFRKVTIADFFPRTPYFETLVLLERK from the coding sequence ATGAGGCATGAGCATAACAAACCAATCATAATACGAGCTGAGAAATGGGTCAACAATGGGTTTTGTTTAGGTTATTTAGATGGCGAGACATTTTTTATAACAGGCGCAATTCCGGGAGAACTCGTCAAATGCGAAGCCATCAGTATTACCAAAAAATTCAAACAGGTAAAAGTAATTCGAGTGCTAGAGGCTTCACCATATCGAATCCAATCAGATTGCGATATATTCTTATTATGCGGAGGATGCTCCTTTCGCCATCTTCCTTATTCAAATGAGTTAGAACTTAAAAAAAATCTATTTCTAAATGAATACAATCATAAGTTTCCCATGTTTGCTTTAAATTCTGAATCTGTCGAAATGCTTTTTGAAAAAGAGAGTGGATATAGAAATAATGTGCAGTTTAAAACTCAAAACGAGCAAAAAGGGTTTTTCCAAATTGGTACCAATAATTTAATTCCATTTCCTAATTATGGTTGTAGGAATTTGCCGGAAGAAATAAACCAAAATATTTCTAATTATAAACCGACTTCTGAAAAAGAAGTTAAATTACGATTAACCAACAAAGTTGTGGATTATTCTAAAAACGAGTCCGAATTCATTTTTAGAAATAAAAAAATAAAAGTTCCCCCAGATGGTTTTTTCCAGATCAATCGTTTCTTAATTGAAGACTGGTTGGAAAAAATTCTACAATATCTTCCTGAGGATAATTGTCATATACTGGAACTTTTTTCAGGATCTGGTCTAATTAGTATATTTCTATCTTCGCATGTTGCAAATCTGGTAGGTTATGAAGTGGAAACTAACGCAGTTTCTTATTCCAAAGAAAACGCAAAAGTCAATCAAATCAAAAACTTAGAATTTCACGTTCGCAATTTATACACTGAGCGCATCTCTCAGAAACATTTGAATACACCGATTTGGGTGATGAATCCTCCACGCAATGGATTAGGAAATCTTATTCTAGAACAAATTTTAATAAATAAACCGAAGCAGATTCTCTATTCAAGTTGTAATTATATCACTCTCATTCAAGATCTAAAAAAGATAATGGATTCCTATCAGTTTAGAAAAGTGACGATTGCAGACTTTTTTCCGAGAACTCCCTATTTTGAAACACTGGTTTTATTAGAAAGGAAGTGA
- a CDS encoding DUF1564 family protein, with protein sequence MKTITFNQDQKINMKSHSVEITPCSFRIPDYLKSEYKKKIEKHNNLSMYFYFLLRRYKHIAYTGGLPQYKSIKKVYQDRGLNAQQVSLRASSEDWSEFKILSEALQMSMCKLFVYFLLLDSSEIPNLLKKYFDRTIVTWPQKYRIGCIITLSSKNEFLERNFRFRRDRCIYNI encoded by the coding sequence ATGAAGACAATTACTTTTAACCAAGATCAAAAAATAAATATGAAATCACATAGCGTAGAAATAACTCCATGTAGTTTTCGCATTCCTGATTATCTTAAAAGTGAATACAAGAAAAAAATTGAAAAACATAATAATCTAAGCATGTATTTTTATTTTTTACTTAGAAGGTATAAACATATTGCGTATACTGGCGGATTGCCGCAATATAAAAGTATCAAGAAAGTTTACCAAGATAGAGGGCTTAACGCTCAGCAAGTTAGTCTTAGGGCATCTAGTGAAGATTGGTCTGAGTTTAAAATATTGTCAGAGGCCTTGCAGATGAGTATGTGTAAACTTTTTGTTTATTTTCTTCTTTTAGATAGCTCAGAAATTCCTAATCTTTTAAAAAAATATTTTGATAGAACGATTGTTACTTGGCCTCAAAAATATCGGATTGGGTGTATAATAACCCTGTCATCTAAAAATGAATTCTTGGAGCGTAATTTTAGATTTCGGCGTGATCGTTGTATTTATAATATATAG
- a CDS encoding YebC/PmpR family DNA-binding transcriptional regulator, translating into MSGHSKWATIKRKKEIIDSKRGAIFTRYAKEITVAARMGGSDPEANPRLRVAVLKAKSANMPKDNIERAIKKGAGELEGVTYEDCLYECYAPGGIALMVSVTTDKKSRTTPEIKNILTKFGGSLANPGSVSRLFEKKAIIVVSADQISEDALVDLVVDAGADDVVLQEDVFQITAQPEAYEKVQEAINGKGLQALESEVKFVPSVTVEVSDQAIAEKVMKMLDMFESHDDVQNVNSNFELSAELNMG; encoded by the coding sequence ATGTCAGGACACTCGAAATGGGCAACAATCAAAAGAAAAAAAGAAATCATTGATTCTAAAAGAGGCGCGATTTTTACAAGATACGCAAAAGAAATCACAGTGGCAGCAAGAATGGGCGGCTCAGACCCTGAGGCTAATCCAAGACTCCGCGTCGCAGTTTTAAAAGCCAAATCAGCAAATATGCCTAAAGACAATATCGAACGCGCAATCAAAAAAGGCGCTGGCGAATTAGAAGGTGTGACTTATGAAGATTGTTTGTATGAATGTTATGCTCCGGGCGGAATTGCTCTCATGGTTTCGGTCACAACTGATAAAAAATCTAGAACTACTCCGGAAATCAAAAATATTCTCACCAAATTTGGCGGTTCCTTGGCGAATCCAGGAAGCGTTAGTCGGCTCTTTGAGAAAAAGGCAATCATCGTAGTTTCCGCCGATCAAATTTCTGAAGATGCGTTAGTCGATCTAGTAGTTGATGCTGGTGCTGATGATGTGGTTTTACAAGAAGATGTATTTCAAATTACTGCACAGCCTGAGGCTTATGAAAAAGTTCAGGAAGCGATCAACGGAAAAGGTTTACAGGCACTTGAGTCGGAAGTGAAATTTGTTCCTTCTGTAACTGTGGAAGTTTCTGACCAAGCAATCGCCGAAAAAGTAATGAAGATGTTAGATATGTTTGAATCTCACGATGATGTGCAAAATGTAAATTCTAACTTTGAGCTTTCTGCTGAACTGAATATGGGGTAA
- a CDS encoding MASE1 domain-containing protein, which produces MIKTFNILWNTFFISISYILSAKLGFFLAFLNSQVSPIWPPEGVAFAAIVIFGGRAIPGIFLGATLANYINNPHIPTALIIGSGNTLSVIINFYLTNKFLGSAEIFDSAANLIKYVLFCTLPGSLLSAFMGVTSLLFFGFVPEDVYWNVLLTWCSGEMQGFIIVAPFLLTWWDFPKWKMNLHRFIEIIFFCILLLSSSLFAFREKIPLAYLPFPFLIWASLRFQNYGATLSTVILSGIAVFRTISGTGPFAIYLDGKISLNNSLILLDIYIAVATIISYVLVTVMRERARAQMSVVENLKVIERMKDRSNHELELKVKERTLIIEKQKLELEKQIEMAGKIQDSLLPSNVPDLDKLKIAIKFQPMMKLGGDFFDLRYSKSHNSFGFFLCDVSGHGVPAALLAAMVKMSLTYWYDHLHKLKESFHFIYECIHDKLGKNFITASLIHINLRNGKLTTARAGHFPVMIITKEKKVIRLNSQGKIIMALKKPDSEEVEYRLQPGDRIVVYTDGIIEAHGIDSYELFSEERMIQILLDSNHIDIHILAEEIFQAVVEFSGGLKFLEDDLTFVIMEYTP; this is translated from the coding sequence ATGATAAAAACATTTAACATCCTCTGGAATACTTTTTTCATTTCCATAAGTTATATTTTATCTGCAAAACTTGGTTTTTTTTTGGCATTTCTAAACTCGCAAGTTTCACCTATTTGGCCTCCAGAAGGAGTTGCATTTGCTGCCATTGTAATTTTCGGAGGAAGAGCAATCCCGGGAATATTTTTAGGAGCTACACTAGCGAATTATATAAATAATCCGCACATTCCAACTGCACTCATAATTGGCAGTGGAAATACATTAAGTGTAATTATAAACTTCTATCTAACAAATAAATTTTTAGGATCTGCAGAGATATTTGATTCAGCAGCGAATCTTATTAAATATGTATTATTTTGTACTTTACCCGGATCTTTGCTAAGCGCATTTATGGGAGTAACCTCTCTATTATTTTTTGGATTTGTCCCTGAAGATGTTTATTGGAATGTTTTACTTACATGGTGTTCTGGAGAAATGCAGGGGTTTATTATTGTTGCCCCCTTTCTTCTAACTTGGTGGGATTTCCCAAAATGGAAAATGAATTTACATCGATTCATCGAAATTATATTTTTTTGTATATTGCTTTTATCTTCATCCCTATTTGCATTCAGAGAAAAAATTCCATTAGCCTATCTTCCATTCCCTTTTTTGATTTGGGCAAGTTTACGTTTTCAAAATTATGGAGCTACTCTTTCTACCGTAATACTGTCTGGGATTGCAGTTTTTCGAACAATTAGTGGAACTGGTCCGTTTGCAATCTATCTCGATGGGAAAATTTCCTTAAATAATTCGTTAATATTATTGGATATTTATATAGCAGTCGCAACTATTATTTCCTATGTATTGGTAACTGTTATGCGCGAACGTGCAAGAGCACAAATGTCAGTAGTTGAAAATTTAAAAGTAATTGAACGGATGAAAGATCGATCCAATCATGAGTTGGAATTAAAAGTAAAAGAACGTACCTTAATCATAGAGAAACAAAAATTGGAATTAGAGAAACAAATTGAAATGGCTGGAAAAATTCAAGATTCTCTTCTACCTTCCAATGTTCCCGATTTAGATAAATTAAAAATTGCAATAAAATTTCAGCCTATGATGAAACTTGGGGGAGATTTTTTTGATTTAAGATATAGCAAGTCGCATAATTCATTTGGATTTTTTCTATGCGATGTATCAGGGCACGGAGTACCGGCTGCGCTATTAGCCGCAATGGTAAAAATGTCTTTAACTTATTGGTATGATCATTTACACAAACTTAAAGAGTCATTTCATTTTATCTACGAATGTATTCATGACAAACTAGGGAAAAATTTTATTACGGCGAGTTTAATTCATATTAACCTTAGAAATGGAAAATTAACCACTGCAAGAGCCGGACATTTTCCTGTAATGATCATTACGAAAGAAAAAAAAGTCATTCGTCTAAATTCTCAAGGAAAGATCATCATGGCTTTAAAAAAACCCGATTCGGAAGAAGTCGAATACCGATTGCAGCCGGGCGACAGAATCGTAGTTTACACAGACGGAATTATCGAAGCTCATGGAATTGATTCATACGAATTATTTTCTGAAGAAAGGATGATTCAAATACTTTTAGATTCAAACCATATAGACATTCATATTTTAGCAGAAGAAATTTTTCAGGCTGTTGTAGAATTTTCTGGTGGACTAAAATTTTTAGAAGATGATCTTACTTTTGTAATAATGGAATATACACCATAA
- a CDS encoding SpoIIE family protein phosphatase: MNLTLRNKLILGFIGLDIGISLLLSAFLYRFSYEMFLDNFLNHKISIAKFISTTIEGEELEKLNSAKDLTNSIFEKYKRFLEKIYQNETSVKYIYTLNYNPDNENLYYAIDTNRTYKTLSKDNIWIKSDFFTYNLFVNDSKELIANYNNQLQKGKFEFHFEGSLIKNEVIREANYYYLKINDKIVLKISYDNQLSAEFENAILDKNHRSIVSSISVNNKNYPLNITFNPVDQINSEFGILFTENTKSKLTNMIRNRISVDVSIDRNSFSYEDSMEIYSTIFNTEGKGIGIVILNVNTEEIDDFRIQMMTVAIIISIFTFLVTTIAAFFLARYFTRPLEILSAAVDNLASGKLIMIENVGKKDEFGNLAKSFNVMVENLKIASEVQYNLIIEISNFNESLEKNVAERTRTIRDQSQELEKQIKIAKKIQISLLPEDVPQINGANLSFRYQPMMGVGGDFIDFEYKNNDDILLFICDVSGHGVPAAFLATMVKMSLQDCYEMNLSPLEALNKIHRSLQGKLSGHFLSAIYCHINLRDGVMTSANAGHLPILKVGLEGEYEFINSRGRIICEAFPTNSEEVKTKLKIGDKIILYTDGITEARNKEQMLFGETRLIEISSLHHLDSSSDLCNKIYDSVLNFTGNSQSQFTDDITILVAEFSGRDNMTVSNGNL; this comes from the coding sequence ATGAACTTAACTTTAAGAAATAAACTTATACTAGGATTTATTGGACTAGATATAGGTATATCTCTATTATTAAGCGCCTTTTTATACAGATTTTCTTATGAAATGTTTCTAGATAATTTTTTGAATCACAAAATATCGATAGCCAAATTTATTTCCACAACCATTGAAGGCGAAGAACTCGAAAAATTGAATTCTGCGAAAGATTTAACGAATTCAATTTTTGAAAAATATAAAAGATTTTTAGAGAAAATTTATCAGAATGAAACGAGTGTAAAATATATTTATACACTCAACTACAATCCTGATAATGAAAATTTGTATTATGCAATCGATACGAATAGAACTTATAAAACTCTATCTAAAGATAATATCTGGATTAAATCCGATTTTTTTACATACAATCTTTTCGTAAACGATTCCAAAGAACTTATTGCAAATTATAACAATCAATTACAAAAAGGGAAATTTGAATTTCATTTTGAAGGAAGTTTAATTAAAAATGAAGTTATTAGAGAGGCTAATTACTATTACCTAAAAATAAACGATAAAATTGTGTTAAAAATTTCATACGATAATCAGCTAAGTGCAGAATTCGAAAACGCTATATTGGATAAAAATCATAGATCTATCGTTTCTTCAATAAGCGTGAATAATAAAAATTATCCACTAAATATTACATTTAATCCTGTGGACCAGATAAATTCAGAGTTCGGAATTTTATTTACAGAAAATACAAAATCAAAATTAACAAATATGATTCGTAACAGAATATCAGTAGATGTAAGTATTGATAGAAATAGTTTTTCCTACGAAGATTCTATGGAAATATATTCTACAATATTTAATACAGAAGGTAAAGGGATTGGGATTGTTATCCTCAACGTAAATACAGAAGAAATCGATGATTTTAGAATCCAAATGATGACTGTTGCAATTATAATTTCTATATTTACATTTTTAGTCACTACAATTGCCGCGTTTTTTCTTGCTCGATATTTTACTCGTCCGCTTGAAATTCTATCTGCAGCCGTGGACAATCTTGCATCTGGAAAATTAATTATGATAGAGAATGTAGGCAAAAAAGATGAGTTTGGAAATCTTGCTAAAAGTTTTAATGTAATGGTAGAAAATTTAAAAATTGCCTCAGAAGTTCAATATAACTTGATCATTGAAATTTCTAATTTCAATGAAAGCCTAGAAAAAAACGTAGCAGAAAGAACTCGTACGATTAGAGATCAATCGCAAGAATTAGAAAAACAAATAAAAATAGCTAAAAAAATTCAAATTTCCTTATTACCAGAAGATGTTCCTCAAATAAATGGGGCAAATCTAAGTTTCCGCTATCAACCAATGATGGGAGTCGGCGGTGATTTTATAGATTTTGAATACAAAAATAACGATGATATACTTTTATTTATTTGTGATGTGTCGGGACATGGTGTTCCTGCTGCATTTTTAGCTACAATGGTTAAAATGTCTTTGCAGGATTGTTATGAAATGAATTTGAGCCCATTGGAAGCTTTAAATAAAATTCACCGTTCTTTGCAGGGAAAACTAAGTGGACATTTTTTATCTGCAATTTATTGCCATATTAATTTAAGAGATGGAGTCATGACTTCTGCAAATGCAGGACATCTACCAATTCTAAAAGTTGGACTTGAAGGAGAATATGAATTTATAAACTCCAGAGGGCGAATTATCTGCGAAGCATTTCCTACGAATTCCGAAGAGGTCAAAACCAAACTTAAAATCGGAGATAAAATTATACTCTATACAGATGGAATTACCGAAGCAAGAAATAAAGAACAAATGTTATTTGGAGAAACGCGGTTAATAGAAATTAGTTCTCTCCATCACTTGGACTCTTCCTCCGATTTGTGTAATAAAATTTATGATTCGGTCCTCAATTTTACTGGGAATTCCCAAAGCCAATTTACAGATGATATTACCATTTTAGTTGCAGAGTTTTCAGGAAGAGATAATATGACTGTTTCAAATGGAAATTTATGA
- a CDS encoding ABC transporter substrate-binding protein: MFLLVCKPNINTEENSLKISIDSDPSSIDPIYAVDLTSQKINTLLFVKLFKFSKDGKVEGELAKEYSIQKDVLIIKLKEFKTENKIQLTSDDVIYCLNRLKTEKGPRKSKYSFLKEFHKISDTEFEIKLGSVNLKNIELLALAPSSIYSREYYEKEGVFKSNGVYYLEKWNKNDSLEMYINYFNENNRFPKKLILQVLNQPSSAIYMFRKGNIDVMKIPYFLLSHPAVKESPKLLVKGKSVQYIAVNHNNPCYDLPFRIALNLAIDRDLIIEKIFESSASKINASVTNEYLEFYTNEKFHDSYNLDLAKKYLSESKCYPQILTNTIELRMRADDENKAKGSVIAQYFKNLGLKIQILPMEKTKLYKENGEKKGDLTLLTWYIDYDSVNNFIDPLFANDSFGNGGNRSFYSNIEVEEYIRKIRINPDEKTNPIKVIKILKEDSPWVFLWSIHENYILSKKAMDFPDLVQLLIQ; encoded by the coding sequence TTGTTTCTATTGGTATGCAAACCAAACATAAATACAGAGGAAAATTCTTTAAAAATAAGTATAGATTCAGACCCATCTAGTATTGATCCAATCTATGCTGTTGATTTAACCTCTCAGAAAATTAACACTTTACTATTTGTAAAACTTTTCAAATTTTCAAAAGATGGAAAAGTCGAAGGAGAATTAGCCAAAGAATATTCTATTCAAAAAGATGTTCTAATAATTAAACTAAAAGAATTTAAGACAGAAAATAAAATACAACTAACTTCTGACGATGTAATTTACTGTTTAAATCGTTTGAAAACAGAAAAAGGACCAAGAAAATCTAAGTATTCATTTCTAAAAGAATTTCATAAAATTTCAGATACGGAATTTGAGATTAAATTAGGTTCTGTAAATCTTAAAAATATAGAATTATTAGCATTAGCCCCTTCTTCGATTTACAGTCGCGAGTATTACGAAAAAGAAGGAGTTTTTAAAAGTAATGGTGTATATTATTTAGAGAAATGGAATAAAAATGACTCTCTTGAAATGTATATAAATTATTTTAATGAAAACAATCGATTTCCTAAAAAATTAATTCTTCAAGTACTCAATCAACCTTCTAGTGCAATTTATATGTTTAGAAAAGGTAACATTGATGTTATGAAAATTCCTTATTTTTTATTGTCTCACCCTGCTGTAAAAGAAAGTCCGAAATTACTTGTAAAAGGTAAATCAGTGCAATACATAGCGGTAAATCATAATAATCCTTGCTACGATTTACCTTTCAGAATAGCTTTAAATTTAGCGATAGATAGAGATTTAATCATTGAAAAAATATTTGAATCTTCCGCAAGTAAAATCAATGCTTCCGTGACAAACGAGTATTTAGAATTTTACACAAATGAAAAGTTTCACGATTCTTACAATTTAGATTTAGCCAAAAAATATCTATCGGAATCTAAATGTTATCCACAAATTTTAACGAATACAATTGAACTGAGGATGAGAGCGGATGATGAGAATAAAGCAAAAGGATCTGTCATAGCTCAATATTTTAAAAATCTTGGTTTAAAAATTCAAATTCTCCCAATGGAAAAAACAAAACTCTACAAAGAAAATGGAGAAAAAAAAGGGGATCTCACTTTACTTACATGGTATATTGATTACGATTCGGTAAACAACTTTATAGATCCATTATTTGCAAACGATAGTTTCGGGAATGGAGGTAATCGATCATTTTACTCCAATATAGAAGTGGAAGAATACATTCGGAAAATACGGATTAACCCCGATGAAAAAACGAATCCTATTAAAGTAATAAAAATACTGAAAGAAGATTCTCCTTGGGTATTTTTATGGTCGATTCATGAAAATTATATATTATCTAAAAAAGCAATGGATTTTCCAGATTTGGTTCAACTTCTGATTCAATAA